Sequence from the Nitrospirota bacterium genome:
GGGCGAACGCTTCCAGCCCTATGCCGGTCTGGGCATGGGCGTGTACTTCGCCAAAGCGACCCAGGCCTTCGCCCGCGACACGGATTCGGCTCCGGGTTTCCATCTGCTCGGCGGGGCGCGGTTGTTCGTGAGCAAGGAAGTCGCGTTATTCGGCGAATACAAGTACGACCGCGCGACGTTCCGATTCCGCGATCTGGATACGAACGGGCCGGGATCTGCAAACGGACTGATCAGCGATTACCAGGCGCACACCCTCGTGATCGGGATTTCCTATCACTTCTTCTAAGAAATCGTGCTAGGATAGGCCCGTCGGCGGCCGGTCAGGGGCGAGCCGGAAGCACGGGGAGCGTTGGCGGTGGACCTTATCAGGAAGAAGAACGGACCTCCTCCGTCCGAAGAAAACATCACGTTCCTGGCGCGCGGCGTGGAGCTGAGAGGCGCAATCCGCGTCGACGGCACGGTGCGGATCGACGGGCTCCTCGAAGGCGAGATTCACACCAAGGGCACGGTGGTGGTCGGCGACGAGGGCATCGTGCGGGGCACCGTCAACACCGGCACCTTCGTGAGCAGCGGCAAGGTCAAGGCGAACGTGAACGCGACGGAGAAGGTGCAACTGCTGAAGCCGGGCGTGTTGATCGGCGAAGTGCGCGCGCCGATCTTCTCGATCGAGGAGGGCGCCTATTTCCAAGGGCTCTCGGACATGGGGCCCTGTCCCTGGACCGACCAGTCGCCGCAAGCCTCCGGCAACGTGCACGACCTCACCGCCCACCGCAGCAAAGCTCCGGCCGTCTCCGAGAAGCGGTCCGATCTCTGACGCGCGCCCCCCGTCTTATCGTCGTTTCTTTCGACCGGCATTCGTGCGGCCACGGCCGCTCCGTCCGGCCCAAAGCGTGCGCGACGCCAGTCCGGTGGAAAACAGAGTCGGCTGGATTCTCTTCAAACGGCGAAGGTCCTCCAGGATCGGCATGTCCTCGAAGTCGTTCTCGGTCAACCGGCCCCACGCGATGCCTGCGGGCGGAGGCGGCGGGTCCGTGACGGTAATCGTCTGCGTCGGGGTAACGATGACCGAGAGCGGAAGATCGGTCTCGTTCCGGGGAAACTCGTCGACGAGCTGCAGGTCATGAACGGTGGTCGCGACCGGCACCGGCGGATGGCCGAGTTCGCGGAGGATCGCGTATTCCAAGTCGCTGTAGCCTTCGCCTTTGCCGCAACGCCGCCCCTCGCGCGTGACGGCGACCGATCCGCACACGATCGCATCCAGCCTGGGCAGGTCTGTCAGCGGCACCTCTTCCGCCCATGCCCGGCTGGTCGAGAGCGCCGCCGCCTCGGCGATCTTGTCTTCCGGGATCTCAGCGGGATCGAGCCGCGTGAAGCCGGCCCGCAGGCGCGGCGTCGGTACGAACACGACGATCCCCCGGCGAAGCGCTTCTTCGCGGACGTACCGCTGCGGCGCGTCCGGGTTCACCTTGATCCGCTTGGCCGTCTTCCACGGCTCCAGCTCGAACAGGCGCCGCGCCGCTTCTTTTGCGCCGGCGAAATTGGGAATGCGCCCGTGCGGAGGAAACGGGAAGCGGGCCGCCCCGTTCTGCTGCAACCGATCCCAGACTGCCTGCCGCGCGTCGGCTTTCGTCGCAAATCGCTGCGCACCCAAGGTTCGTGACAAGGCCTGACCGTTCTGCTATCTAGGAGCCTTCGGCCGCGACCCGTTGCTCCGGTGAGGACGAGCGGGACTCGCGCGACCGGCGCGAAATGCGACTCGCGCTTGTCTCGCCAGTCACGCCCGTCCCGCAATACGATTGCCCCATGACCCGACAACAACTCTTTTCGCTCGCCTTTTTCGCCGTGCTGGTGCTGTTGCTGTACCAGATCGCGCTGATGTTCCGCCCGTTCCTCTTTCCCATCCTGTGGGCGATCATTCTGGCACACCTGACCTTTCCGATTCACGCGAGGCTGTCATCCTGGATGCGAGGCAGGGAGACCCTCTCCGCGGTGCTGCTGACGCTGGCCATCATCGCGCTCGTCGTGGTGCCGCTGCTGCTCCTGGGCGTGATGCTGGTCAAGGAAGCGCGCGGCGCGGAACAGGCGGTGCGGGGCTGGATCGTGTCCGGCGGCATCGAACGGCTGCCCGACCAGTTGGCGCGGCTGCCGATCGGAGGGGACCTGCTCAGGGAGGCGATCAGGCAGGCCGAAACGAAGCAGGGGAACCTGGAGTCGTTCTTCCTCTCCAGCGCGAGGACGGTGAGCGAGTTTCTCGTGAATGAGGTCAGTGACCTCATCCGGAACGTGTTCCTTCTCGTCGCGGATTTTCTGGTCATGGTCGTCACCCTGTTTTTCTTCTTCAAGGACGGCAGACGATGGCTGTCTTCCGCGTACGAACTCATTCCACTCGACGCCGCGCACAAGCAGAAAATCTTCCTGCGGTTGGATCAAACGGTTCGGGCGGTGGTGAAGGGGTTGTTGCTGACCGCCGTCGCTCAGGGGCTCCTGGCCGGCGCGGCGTATTGGGCGCTCAACGTGCCGTTTCCGGTCGTGCTCACGGCATTGACGATGCTGCTTGCGCCGTTGCCGTTCGGGGGAACGGCGTTGGTGTGGGTGCCCGTCGCGCTGTATCTCTTCTGGGTCGGGCCGGTCGGGAAGGCGCTGGTGATGCTGGCCTGGGGCGCCGGCGTCGTCACCATGGTGGATAACATCCTCAAGCCCGTGTTGATCGGGCAGGGAGCGCAGATTCCGGTCTTTCTCTTGATGTTCAGCGTGCTCGGCGGGCTCGCGTTGTACGGCGTGATCGGCATCTTTCTCGGCCCGATCCTGGCTGGCCTGCTGATCACGACCCTCCAGATCTACCGCGAGGAATACCATTCTCTGGAACATTCGTGAGGCGTAAGGGGTGAGGCGTGAGCCGTTATGCAGAGCAACGGACGTGCTCGTGCATTGACCGCACGTTCTGTTAGCGACAGCGTCTCACGCCTGACGTTTCACGCCTCACGATTCCGAAACTACTCCAGCGGGATCGTGATCGCAATGCCGCCCATCACGTCGTTCAGCTTGAAGTCGCGCTTGGGGCTCAACGGGTGGCTGTTGTGACAGCTCACGCAGACCTTCGAGACGGCGCGGTCGGCGTACACGGCCTGAAAATATCGTTTGCGGCCGCTCGTGACGATGCCGGTGAACGGGCGGTCCGGTTGGGCGCTGACCGTTTCCAACGCCTTGCGTTCCAGCGGGGTCGCCGGCGCGTTCCGTTGGTAGATCGGCCACAGGCTGATCAACCGGTAGCGGATTCCGCCGCCGCCTTCGGCGACCAGCTTGCCGGAATGCTGGAGGAACTGAGCGGGCAAGGGAAGCGCGTTGTTCTGCTCCCAATGTTCTTCGGCGTTCACGATGCCCTTCTCCTGCATCCGATTGACGACCATCGTCGTGTAAATGGTGCGATCCGCCTGGATCACCGAGTGGACGTAATCGGCGACTTTTTCCGGCGGGATGCCGGCCGGAAGGCTGCCGGCGTCTTTGGCGTGCAACGCGACGGCGGCGACACCGAGACCTGCTGCGACGACGGCGGCGAGCGCGCAGCCGTCGCCCGCTCTCCTGAACCCGTTCATGGCGTCCGTTCCTCCTTCTGCGAGGGGGCGTCGACGGCGGGAAGGGTGATCCAGCAGGTGACGCCCTGCCCTTCCACGCTTTCCAGGCGGATGTCGCCGCCGAACTTGACGACGATGCGCTTCGCGATCGTGAGGCCGAGCCCGGACCCTTCGCCC
This genomic interval carries:
- a CDS encoding 5-formyltetrahydrofolate cyclo-ligase; the protein is MSRTLGAQRFATKADARQAVWDRLQQNGAARFPFPPHGRIPNFAGAKEAARRLFELEPWKTAKRIKVNPDAPQRYVREEALRRGIVVFVPTPRLRAGFTRLDPAEIPEDKIAEAAALSTSRAWAEEVPLTDLPRLDAIVCGSVAVTREGRRCGKGEGYSDLEYAILRELGHPPVPVATTVHDLQLVDEFPRNETDLPLSVIVTPTQTITVTDPPPPPAGIAWGRLTENDFEDMPILEDLRRLKRIQPTLFSTGLASRTLWAGRSGRGRTNAGRKKRR
- a CDS encoding DUF3365 domain-containing protein, with the protein product MNGFRRAGDGCALAAVVAAGLGVAAVALHAKDAGSLPAGIPPEKVADYVHSVIQADRTIYTTMVVNRMQEKGIVNAEEHWEQNNALPLPAQFLQHSGKLVAEGGGGIRYRLISLWPIYQRNAPATPLERKALETVSAQPDRPFTGIVTSGRKRYFQAVYADRAVSKVCVSCHNSHPLSPKRDFKLNDVMGGIAITIPLE
- a CDS encoding AI-2E family transporter codes for the protein MTRQQLFSLAFFAVLVLLLYQIALMFRPFLFPILWAIILAHLTFPIHARLSSWMRGRETLSAVLLTLAIIALVVVPLLLLGVMLVKEARGAEQAVRGWIVSGGIERLPDQLARLPIGGDLLREAIRQAETKQGNLESFFLSSARTVSEFLVNEVSDLIRNVFLLVADFLVMVVTLFFFFKDGRRWLSSAYELIPLDAAHKQKIFLRLDQTVRAVVKGLLLTAVAQGLLAGAAYWALNVPFPVVLTALTMLLAPLPFGGTALVWVPVALYLFWVGPVGKALVMLAWGAGVVTMVDNILKPVLIGQGAQIPVFLLMFSVLGGLALYGVIGIFLGPILAGLLITTLQIYREEYHSLEHS
- a CDS encoding polymer-forming cytoskeletal protein — protein: MDLIRKKNGPPPSEENITFLARGVELRGAIRVDGTVRIDGLLEGEIHTKGTVVVGDEGIVRGTVNTGTFVSSGKVKANVNATEKVQLLKPGVLIGEVRAPIFSIEEGAYFQGLSDMGPCPWTDQSPQASGNVHDLTAHRSKAPAVSEKRSDL